One region of Archocentrus centrarchus isolate MPI-CPG fArcCen1 chromosome 6, fArcCen1, whole genome shotgun sequence genomic DNA includes:
- the LOC115782204 gene encoding T-cell surface antigen CD2-like yields the protein MAYFTAALGAAILLGFIKLSVANEATCDLYAVPGQTLTLPFVFEGLTNLHIVKWTHNKKTVFNKQRGVIVGKPEDISSKGSLVLKKIQLSSEGIYQVDVLHPNHTSAKTWTGRLCVMDKVSKPQLSYVCDFRSMAVNLNCYVAKSKGLVFSWTRDEETLKNETKETLSISLMHLKGERSFTCSAANKVSKVSSDKVRPTCPTLLSFTPKTVLAVLAGGAGLILFLLVIIIVLSCLLRRSKNQMSSTDVSELRTLSLKKRESDSVSPKYETMQPTEGSPPPKPQPSPRACYQDVSHFEFQTENRPPQPSPVPKPRTRNLQGANI from the coding sequence ATGGCATATTTTACAGCCGCACTTGGTGCTGCCATTTTGTTGGGATTCATCAAGCTCTCAGTGGCAAATGAAGCTACCTGTGATCTCTATGCTGTTCCTGGGCAGACTCTGACTCTGCCTTTTGTCTTTGAGGGACTGACAAACTTACATATTGTGAAATGGACTCATAACAAGAAAACAGTTTTCAACAAGCAAAGAGGAGTGATTGTTGGGAAACCAGAGGACATTTCTTCAAAAGGATCACTTGTGCTTAAGAAAATTCAGTTGTCAAGTGAAGGGATTTACCAGGTAGATGTGCTCCATCCTAATCATACTTCTGCTAAAACATGGACTGGGCGCCTCTGCGTGATGGACAAAGTCTCAAAACCACAGCTCAGTTATGTCTGTGACTTCAGGTCTATGGCTGTCAATCTTAATTGCTATGTAGCTAAATCTAAGGGTCTGGTGTTCTCATGGACGCGTGATGAagagacattaaaaaatgaaacaaaggaaacactCAGCATATCTCTTATGCATCTGAAAGGGGAGAGAAGTTTCACATGCAGCGCGGCAAACAAAGTCAGCAAGGTGAGCAGCGACAAGGTTCGTCCAACTTGTCCAACTTTACTTTCTTTTACACCCAAAACTGTTCTGGCAGTGCTAGCAGGCGGAGCAGGTCTGATTCTTTTTCTGCTCGTCATCATCATTGTATTATCCTGCTTACTCAGACGCAGTAAAAACCAAATGAGTTCCACGGATGTAAGCGAACTGAGGACGCTTTCTCTAAAGAAGCGAGAATCGGATTCTGTAAGCCCAAAGTATGAGACCATGCAGCCAACAGAGGGCTCTCCGCCCCCCAAACCCCAGCCTTCACCAAGAGCGTGTTACCAGGATGTTTCACACTTTGAATTCCAGACTGAAAACAGGCCTCCACAGCCTTCACCTGTACCAAAGCCAAGGACAAGGAACCTCCAGGGAGCAAACATCTGA